In the Pseudanabaena sp. PCC 7367 genome, one interval contains:
- a CDS encoding photosystem I reaction center protein PsaF subunit III: MRRLFALILVFSLCFGLNLSAAPAAWADFANLTPCSDSAAFQENLSNSVAGYEARLDSFDAGSGPYQYLQGKIDATKARYAAYADAGLLCGTDGLPHLISDGRWNRASEFLIPSIMFLYIAGWIGWVGRDYLRKARASGYNNATQKEIIIDVPTALGVMLPGFIWPVAAFTEFASGKLVAPEKEVPISPR, encoded by the coding sequence ATGCGAAGACTGTTTGCTCTTATTTTAGTATTTAGCCTCTGCTTTGGTTTAAACCTCTCGGCAGCCCCCGCCGCTTGGGCAGATTTTGCAAATCTGACTCCCTGTAGCGATTCTGCTGCATTCCAGGAGAACCTGAGTAATAGTGTTGCTGGCTACGAAGCTCGTCTAGACAGCTTTGATGCTGGCAGTGGCCCGTATCAGTATTTACAAGGCAAGATCGATGCCACTAAGGCTCGTTATGCTGCCTATGCTGATGCTGGTTTGCTCTGTGGTACTGATGGCTTACCCCATTTGATTTCAGATGGCCGTTGGAACCGTGCTAGTGAATTCCTAATTCCTAGCATTATGTTCCTATATATTGCTGGCTGGATTGGTTGGGTTGGTCGTGATTACTTGCGTAAAGCCAGAGCTAGTGGTTATAACAACGCTACCCAGAAGGAAATCATTATTGATGTTCCTACTGCTCTTGGCGTGATGCTACCTGGCTTCATCTGGCCTGTAGCTGCTTTCACGGAATTTGCATCCGGTAAGCTAGTAGCACCAGAGAAAGAAGTACCTATTTCACCACGCTAG
- the psaJ gene encoding photosystem I reaction center subunit IX produces MDNLLKYLSTAPVLATVWMLITAGILIEFNRFVPDMLVFPFL; encoded by the coding sequence ATGGACAACTTGCTCAAATATCTATCCACTGCGCCAGTTTTGGCCACTGTGTGGATGCTAATTACTGCTGGTATTTTGATTGAATTCAATCGCTTTGTACCAGACATGCTCGTGTTTCCTTTTCTATAA
- a CDS encoding DUF3352 domain-containing protein, producing the protein MKINKVFISIAIAATILLVIGFTAVGNVLSASPGDLLAGTQAKPIAAKFLPKRSPLVASFLVNPDQLSLFTKLAAKPGDRAAISNDINSLKRQLKKTWLIDYDKDLSPWLDAEITLAVTTTDIDRQAENGLQPGYLLALASKDDKAAKQFSEDFWQKQAIAGSDLVFEQYQGISIIYATASSKRPGLSGTILGKFVLFANNPKVIRNAINDLQVPDLALANDPTYSNSLKQLKDGRFGVAFVNLSQLGYLGKSSGLVDADLDLSSLPGSGLVVNLGLTEAGIRADAILALDPDQAVNVSPAANKAIENKAIALIPAGSAAIAGHDLNQTWQKLVAALEPYPALGGILDNAIAKLNRSSGFDLPAEVFNWVKGDYAIALLPDANPSDANSWVFVAQNSDPKAIDAAISDLDQSARTRANFTVGEVAIGDQKLTVWTRLNAVGISNQKVAAQVTGKVAAVHGQTPEYVFIANSIEALDRILGDKLKPITKSASYKTATAIVPTSSSGYAFIDNPQAIVNLAQQFPSLKNLQLKPRSLWQPLLSHVKAIDITSSDDGKSAGLSRGQMFISLN; encoded by the coding sequence ATGAAAATAAACAAAGTTTTTATCTCGATCGCCATAGCGGCAACGATTCTACTGGTGATTGGCTTCACCGCAGTGGGCAATGTATTAAGCGCCAGTCCCGGTGATTTGCTCGCGGGCACCCAGGCCAAACCGATCGCCGCCAAGTTTTTGCCCAAGCGATCGCCCCTGGTAGCCTCCTTTTTGGTTAATCCCGACCAACTCAGCTTATTTACCAAGCTAGCCGCCAAACCGGGCGATCGGGCAGCGATTAGTAATGATATTAATAGCCTCAAGCGCCAGCTTAAAAAAACCTGGTTGATTGACTACGACAAAGACCTCTCACCTTGGCTCGATGCCGAAATCACCCTGGCGGTCACCACCACCGACATCGATCGTCAGGCCGAAAATGGCTTACAACCCGGTTATTTGTTAGCGTTGGCGAGTAAAGACGACAAAGCCGCCAAGCAATTTAGCGAAGACTTCTGGCAAAAACAAGCGATCGCCGGCTCGGACTTGGTATTCGAGCAATATCAAGGCATTTCGATTATTTATGCCACCGCCAGTTCCAAGCGCCCCGGCCTATCGGGCACGATCCTGGGCAAGTTTGTGCTGTTTGCCAACAATCCCAAGGTGATCCGCAATGCGATCAACGATCTGCAAGTGCCTGACCTGGCTCTAGCTAACGATCCCACCTATAGCAATAGCCTCAAACAACTCAAGGATGGTCGGTTTGGGGTTGCCTTTGTAAACCTTTCCCAGTTGGGTTATCTGGGCAAATCCAGTGGTTTGGTGGATGCAGATCTAGATCTGTCCAGTTTGCCTGGTTCTGGTCTGGTGGTGAATTTGGGCTTGACTGAGGCGGGGATTAGGGCGGATGCGATCCTGGCACTCGATCCCGATCAGGCGGTTAATGTTAGCCCCGCAGCCAATAAAGCAATTGAAAATAAGGCGATCGCCCTGATTCCGGCTGGTAGCGCTGCGATCGCTGGCCATGACCTGAATCAAACCTGGCAAAAGCTGGTGGCGGCTTTGGAGCCCTATCCTGCGCTGGGCGGCATTCTTGATAATGCCATCGCTAAGCTCAATCGTAGTAGTGGGTTTGATTTGCCCGCTGAGGTATTTAACTGGGTCAAAGGGGACTATGCGATCGCCCTGCTGCCCGATGCCAATCCCAGTGATGCCAATAGTTGGGTGTTTGTGGCGCAAAACAGCGATCCAAAGGCGATCGATGCGGCCATTAGCGATCTAGATCAATCGGCTCGTACCAGGGCTAACTTTACTGTAGGTGAGGTAGCGATCGGTGACCAAAAATTAACGGTCTGGACCCGCTTGAATGCGGTGGGGATCAGTAATCAAAAAGTAGCTGCTCAGGTAACGGGTAAAGTGGCAGCGGTACATGGCCAAACCCCTGAGTATGTATTTATTGCCAACTCGATCGAAGCGCTCGATCGCATCCTTGGCGATAAGCTCAAGCCGATTACCAAATCTGCTAGCTATAAGACCGCAACTGCGATCGTGCCAACCAGCAGTAGTGGCTATGCCTTTATTGACAACCCACAGGCGATCGTCAATTTAGCGCAACAATTCCCCAGCCTGAAAAATTTACAGCTTAAACCACGATCGTTGTGGCAGCCGTTGCTTAGCCATGTCAAGGCGATCGATATTACTAGTAGTGATGATGGCAAGTCTGCTGGGCTAAGTCGTGGTCAAATGTTTATTTCTTTGAATTAA
- a CDS encoding serine/threonine-protein kinase — MLGKVLRERYAIDKELSVGGFGETYLAYDLGIPDTPKPKCVVKRLIPRHVKESTIVRLFKQEAATLYKLGKEHDQIPKLHEYFEDQHTGDFFLVQEFIDGHDLQNELIPGRRWSEDDVIHLLIEILEVLDFLHQQDIIHRDIKPPNIMRRTIDRKLVLIDFGAVKELSAITVNQGKTNLTVQVGTPGYMPNEQAAGKPKLSSDIFAVGVIAIRALTGIIDVEISKLEHPDTEKIEWRDQANVSNELAVIIDRMVEPSFSDRYKSAGEALQDIQKLNLSVPTVAHIPPTQPVPENARPVMVRSNKPQVNQATQLQSKSKSIRSRFLLWWIFATFAGSNVGIALSFAMVGNADLAAAGMISGTAGLVVGGAVGMAMGLAQWLTLRKRLLNIVWWIFATFIGSAAGCAVSFAMIGTAGLAETGIAGSVANLIVGATFGMTVGLSQWFVIKGRFPNPAWWIVANVLGGIIGGTVGGAFRILLDSILGFGIYAVVTGYVMRSFLRRALLVNSNN; from the coding sequence GTGTTAGGCAAAGTTCTACGTGAAAGATATGCGATCGATAAAGAGCTAAGCGTCGGTGGATTTGGCGAAACCTATCTAGCCTACGATTTGGGTATTCCTGATACACCAAAGCCTAAATGTGTGGTTAAGCGGCTAATCCCCAGGCATGTTAAGGAGTCTACAATTGTACGCCTTTTTAAACAAGAGGCGGCAACTCTCTACAAGCTGGGGAAAGAACATGATCAAATTCCTAAGCTCCATGAATATTTTGAGGATCAGCACACAGGCGATTTTTTTCTGGTGCAAGAGTTTATTGATGGACATGATTTACAAAATGAGCTGATCCCAGGCAGAAGATGGAGTGAGGATGATGTAATTCATCTATTAATTGAGATTTTAGAAGTTCTGGATTTTTTACATCAACAAGACATTATTCATCGTGATATAAAGCCTCCCAACATAATGCGCCGCACTATTGATCGTAAATTAGTGCTGATTGATTTTGGTGCTGTAAAAGAACTCAGTGCAATTACGGTTAATCAGGGAAAAACAAACCTCACCGTCCAGGTTGGCACTCCTGGTTATATGCCCAATGAACAGGCCGCAGGCAAGCCAAAATTGAGTAGTGATATCTTTGCGGTAGGAGTGATCGCAATCAGAGCATTAACTGGGATCATAGACGTTGAGATAAGTAAGCTTGAACATCCTGATACGGAGAAAATTGAATGGCGTGATCAGGCAAATGTTAGTAACGAACTGGCTGTGATTATAGATAGGATGGTGGAGCCCTCCTTTAGCGATCGATATAAATCTGCAGGTGAGGCATTGCAGGATATTCAAAAGCTTAATCTGTCAGTCCCTACAGTAGCCCATATCCCACCTACACAACCTGTGCCAGAAAATGCTCGGCCAGTAATGGTAAGAAGCAACAAACCTCAGGTAAATCAAGCAACACAATTACAAAGTAAAAGTAAAAGTATTAGATCCCGATTTTTGCTTTGGTGGATATTTGCAACCTTTGCAGGCAGTAATGTAGGCATTGCTTTAAGCTTTGCCATGGTCGGTAATGCGGATCTCGCTGCAGCCGGAATGATCAGTGGTACGGCAGGCTTAGTAGTGGGTGGCGCTGTTGGTATGGCAATGGGGTTGGCTCAGTGGTTAACACTTAGAAAACGTCTTCTCAACATAGTGTGGTGGATATTCGCAACTTTTATCGGTAGTGCCGCAGGCTGTGCCGTAAGTTTTGCCATGATAGGCACTGCTGGCCTTGCTGAGACTGGTATTGCAGGTAGTGTAGCCAACTTGATTGTAGGTGCTACTTTCGGTATGACAGTAGGACTATCCCAGTGGTTTGTAATTAAAGGGAGGTTCCCTAATCCTGCCTGGTGGATAGTTGCAAATGTCTTGGGTGGAATTATTGGTGGCACTGTAGGTGGTGCTTTCAGGATTTTACTGGACAGCATTTTAGGTTTTGGGATATATGCTGTGGTGACTGGGTATGTGATGCGTTCATTCCTGCGCAGAGCATTATTAGTGAATAGTAATAATTAA
- a CDS encoding ankyrin repeat domain-containing protein: MTEAELAEYFQTHLGHERLYVQATFTDRHLAVIFNRTADLDLDYGQQKKDVIAHVKKLRLKQLEEIKLCGRIWGEHELEWETTLKVKSKAKSSAPTGQKTVNPKSKTTQQSQPGQAHKTVGDRPDPSQSANATTAKPQLTNKIKPEAKPAEAIATTQVEDQAEEQAVISTPNKYAEFNLVAPDLDDEVLGNVSDDASNESIKSINRESAAAQETTSDHAAAELASDNFVSEDIDAELKLENLAPTSQQETSQQEANDLELATNSEPQTEKAQLESASTADSDIKPGDLSAFCFSRNKHLVKIDLANPDPEVADAVTYFHNLLEADKVLLAPVLNDFFTDPNRAETSHLLPEWQEWLAKLKKLGNREFRSASVWLSRYCLDRTRTMQQVNATLGFKAKKNPGDLDPDDLDNLISSVNDVSIGNQASSNFSSDADAGEAYQKQSLAEIKYRPRSRPTTDLSAGNSRTNSSNRRQNSRSSGRQVASSNSIDIWAIFTFLRRWRIVVSMLIFIFIIVPFRYGVGRDPVTAPQVVNNGILTESKVSRLQLAAGQGNLDQVKELIADGVEVSATDVHGNTALHWAVAGCSAYEYSSKYDEQYYDPICTVQTQHPTIVAFLIDNGANPNGGNIEQETPLHWAAEFGSNETMLVLINKGANVNAKTLHGTTPLDHATVSEDPLRIKLMTDRGGVSSFESQD, translated from the coding sequence GTGACTGAAGCAGAACTAGCTGAGTATTTCCAAACCCATCTGGGTCATGAGCGCTTGTATGTGCAAGCCACATTTACCGATCGCCACCTGGCGGTAATTTTCAATCGCACCGCCGATCTAGATTTGGACTATGGGCAACAAAAGAAGGATGTGATCGCCCATGTCAAAAAACTACGGTTAAAGCAGCTAGAGGAAATCAAGCTGTGTGGTCGTATTTGGGGTGAGCATGAGCTTGAATGGGAGACCACGCTAAAAGTAAAGTCAAAAGCTAAATCATCTGCCCCAACTGGTCAAAAAACAGTCAACCCCAAATCAAAAACAACTCAGCAATCACAACCAGGTCAGGCTCATAAAACAGTTGGCGATCGCCCTGATCCCTCTCAGTCAGCGAATGCAACTACGGCAAAGCCACAACTGACTAATAAAATTAAACCTGAAGCAAAGCCAGCGGAAGCGATCGCCACAACTCAAGTGGAAGATCAAGCGGAAGAGCAAGCAGTTATCTCAACCCCAAACAAATATGCTGAATTCAATCTGGTTGCCCCCGATCTTGATGATGAGGTTCTTGGCAATGTAAGTGATGACGCAAGTAATGAAAGTATTAAAAGTATTAATAGAGAAAGTGCCGCAGCGCAGGAAACTACATCGGATCATGCTGCCGCTGAGTTGGCATCAGATAACTTTGTATCAGAGGATATAGACGCTGAGCTTAAGTTAGAGAACCTTGCACCAACTAGTCAACAGGAAACTAGTCAACAGGAAGCCAACGATCTTGAGCTTGCAACTAACTCAGAGCCTCAAACTGAAAAGGCTCAACTAGAATCTGCATCTACCGCAGACAGCGACATCAAACCAGGCGATCTATCTGCGTTCTGTTTTAGCCGCAACAAACACCTGGTCAAGATCGATCTGGCAAACCCCGATCCAGAAGTGGCCGATGCCGTTACCTACTTCCACAATTTGTTGGAAGCCGATAAAGTGCTGTTGGCTCCGGTGCTGAATGATTTCTTTACCGATCCCAATCGCGCTGAAACCTCCCATTTGCTTCCCGAATGGCAGGAATGGTTAGCAAAACTCAAAAAGCTGGGCAATCGAGAATTTCGATCGGCCTCGGTGTGGCTGAGTCGTTATTGCCTCGATCGCACTCGCACCATGCAGCAGGTCAATGCCACATTGGGATTTAAGGCTAAGAAAAATCCAGGGGATTTAGATCCGGACGATCTTGATAATCTAATTAGTTCTGTAAATGATGTCTCGATCGGTAATCAGGCTAGCTCTAACTTTAGTAGTGATGCCGATGCAGGAGAGGCATATCAAAAACAATCGCTGGCAGAAATTAAATATCGACCGCGATCGCGCCCTACTACAGATTTATCTGCGGGTAACTCAAGAACTAATAGCTCGAATCGGCGGCAGAATAGCCGTAGTAGCGGTCGCCAGGTAGCCTCGTCAAATAGTATCGATATATGGGCTATTTTTACCTTCCTCAGGCGGTGGCGGATTGTGGTTAGTATGCTGATCTTTATATTTATTATTGTGCCATTTAGATATGGTGTTGGCAGAGACCCAGTCACGGCGCCACAGGTGGTTAATAATGGCATTCTCACAGAATCAAAAGTGAGCCGATTGCAGTTGGCGGCGGGGCAAGGGAATTTAGATCAGGTCAAGGAATTGATCGCTGATGGGGTTGAGGTGAGTGCGACTGATGTGCATGGTAATACGGCGTTGCATTGGGCTGTGGCTGGGTGCTCGGCCTATGAATATAGCTCTAAATATGACGAGCAATACTATGACCCGATCTGCACGGTGCAAACCCAGCACCCCACGATCGTGGCCTTTTTAATTGACAATGGCGCAAACCCGAATGGCGGCAACATTGAACAGGAAACGCCGTTGCATTGGGCGGCGGAGTTTGGCAGCAATGAAACGATGTTAGTGTTAATTAACAAGGGGGCGAATGTTAATGCGAAGACGCTGCATGGCACTACGCCACTGGATCATGCAACGGTTTCAGAAGACCCGCTCAGAATCAAGCTCATGACCGATCGGGGTGGGGTTTCTTCGTTTGAAAGTCAAGACTAA
- a CDS encoding mucoidy inhibitor MuiA family protein, with protein MTNPDQANHPTQTNASPTEQRVVTAIAAVTVYSDRALVKRQGQTNLHEGNQTLLVSELPITLQVDSVRATGKGNIPVRLVEVRTERSFSQEPIAAKVAELTAQIEELEDQKLALQNDLNALIVQRDFVKGLGEKSIQRFCISLARDETSLEATQELLNFVGQNYGDYASAIATKHKAKKEVESKLSALIQQLKQLRSDRPQESYSLFVVVEAQATGEFTLEVSYVVQQTFWRPLYDIRVSEQGIILLSYLAEIVQTSGEDWLDPQLTLSTAKPGMGMLPPKLKPWYIDLNQPPVPTAIRTRQANAPNTPMMAKMSAPLAASAAAESFEFELDQVSTAEIKREGSTVSFAIGGGGDIPSDGNPHKITIFEREYQGEMKYVAIPQLSSFAYLQAIVKNPENGVTLLPGKANIFRGNMFVGTTKLANIAPGQEFKLNLGIDEGIQIERDLVEREVDKRFISGQRRTTYAYRLIVTNLSDRPAKLRLTEQLPTSRNEQIKVSLSRSNPTIQPKDLGILTWDLLLAANAKQEIYYQFTISHPPDITPVGLNI; from the coding sequence ATGACTAATCCGGATCAGGCTAATCATCCTACTCAAACCAATGCATCCCCAACAGAACAGAGGGTAGTAACGGCGATCGCCGCAGTGACCGTATATAGCGATCGCGCTTTAGTTAAACGCCAAGGGCAAACGAACCTGCACGAAGGAAATCAGACCCTATTGGTCTCAGAACTACCGATCACCTTACAAGTAGATTCGGTGCGGGCTACGGGTAAAGGCAATATACCAGTTAGACTGGTGGAAGTGCGCACGGAACGCAGTTTTAGCCAAGAGCCGATCGCGGCCAAGGTGGCAGAATTAACTGCCCAAATTGAGGAATTAGAAGACCAAAAGTTAGCCCTGCAAAATGACCTCAATGCCCTGATTGTGCAGCGAGATTTCGTGAAGGGGTTGGGCGAAAAATCAATCCAGCGCTTTTGCATTAGTCTGGCTCGGGATGAAACCAGTCTGGAGGCAACGCAGGAGTTACTTAACTTTGTTGGCCAGAACTATGGCGACTATGCCAGCGCGATCGCCACTAAGCATAAAGCTAAAAAAGAAGTTGAAAGCAAACTTTCGGCTTTGATTCAACAGCTCAAACAGCTTCGGAGCGATCGCCCCCAGGAAAGCTATAGCCTGTTTGTGGTAGTGGAAGCTCAAGCTACAGGGGAATTCACCTTAGAGGTTTCCTATGTAGTGCAGCAAACCTTCTGGCGACCTTTGTATGATATCAGGGTCAGTGAACAGGGCATAATCTTGCTCAGCTATCTGGCGGAAATCGTGCAAACCAGTGGCGAAGACTGGCTAGATCCGCAACTGACCCTCTCCACTGCCAAGCCAGGGATGGGGATGCTGCCACCCAAGCTTAAACCCTGGTACATTGACTTAAATCAGCCACCCGTCCCCACCGCGATCCGCACCAGACAAGCTAACGCGCCGAATACTCCAATGATGGCAAAGATGTCTGCTCCACTAGCGGCAAGCGCAGCAGCGGAAAGTTTTGAATTTGAATTAGACCAGGTGAGCACTGCGGAAATTAAGCGCGAGGGCAGTACGGTGAGTTTTGCGATCGGTGGCGGCGGCGATATTCCCAGCGATGGTAATCCCCATAAAATCACCATTTTTGAGCGTGAATATCAAGGTGAAATGAAGTATGTGGCGATTCCCCAACTTTCCAGCTTTGCCTATTTACAAGCCATAGTTAAGAACCCCGAAAATGGCGTTACGCTGCTACCAGGGAAGGCGAATATATTTCGTGGCAATATGTTTGTAGGTACTACTAAATTGGCCAATATTGCACCTGGGCAAGAGTTCAAGCTAAATCTGGGAATTGACGAAGGTATTCAGATTGAACGCGATCTAGTAGAAAGAGAAGTAGATAAACGCTTCATCAGTGGTCAGCGCAGAACCACCTATGCCTATCGCCTGATCGTTACTAATCTGAGCGATCGCCCCGCAAAATTAAGGCTCACCGAACAACTTCCCACCAGTCGCAATGAACAGATTAAGGTAAGTTTAAGCCGCTCCAATCCAACGATCCAGCCAAAGGATCTAGGCATATTAACCTGGGATCTCTTACTTGCAGCCAATGCCAAACAAGAAATTTACTATCAATTTACGATTTCACACCCGCCAGACATAACGCCTGTGGGGCTTAACATTTAA
- a CDS encoding mechanosensitive ion channel family protein, which yields MDKAANSSNSADSGQQASEIFAEITFGKILQAIIIMATAYGTVWLINRLINWLSEKVPLRFRLSVKQSIPFWKAFLFGLAAALLINLFLNLSPNNVLAITGTAAVAIGFAFKDYASSLIAGIIALFEGPYQVGDRVKIDDYYGEIVSYGLRGIKIQTPDDNIVTIPHNKIWTEAIANSNKGSLEAQVIADFYFAHATDVEMIIDILYQVAYTSKYTQLTLPILVVMDEKPFATHFKLKCYPIDARDEFIYKTDLLKRAKQAFIRHDINYPIVLTQPQPNQSG from the coding sequence ATCGACAAAGCTGCTAATAGCAGTAACTCGGCTGATTCAGGGCAGCAGGCTTCAGAAATATTTGCCGAGATTACCTTTGGCAAGATCTTGCAAGCAATCATAATCATGGCGACCGCCTATGGCACCGTGTGGCTGATTAACCGCCTGATCAATTGGCTATCGGAGAAAGTGCCGCTGCGGTTTCGGCTCAGTGTCAAGCAATCAATCCCCTTTTGGAAAGCATTTTTATTTGGCCTGGCAGCAGCATTACTGATTAATTTATTTTTAAATCTTTCCCCCAATAATGTGTTGGCAATTACAGGGACAGCCGCAGTGGCGATCGGTTTTGCCTTCAAGGACTATGCCAGTTCATTGATTGCCGGGATCATTGCCCTGTTCGAGGGACCCTATCAGGTGGGCGATCGGGTCAAAATTGATGATTACTACGGTGAAATCGTTAGCTATGGCTTGCGTGGGATCAAAATTCAAACTCCCGACGACAATATTGTGACCATTCCCCACAATAAAATCTGGACTGAGGCGATCGCCAACTCCAACAAGGGTAGCCTGGAAGCACAGGTGATCGCCGACTTCTACTTTGCCCATGCTACTGATGTGGAGATGATCATCGATATTCTCTATCAGGTAGCCTATACCAGCAAATACACCCAACTCACCCTACCAATCCTGGTGGTGATGGACGAAAAACCCTTTGCCACCCACTTTAAGCTCAAATGCTATCCGATCGATGCCCGCGACGAGTTTATCTATAAAACCGATCTGCTCAAACGCGCCAAACAAGCATTTATCCGCCATGATATTAACTATCCGATCGTCTTAACTCAACCTCAACCCAACCAGTCGGGGTAG
- a CDS encoding oligosaccharide flippase family protein yields MQFIQAIIEQLQTLRQTLTASITKPDGDRNSWLAFSGFIDLGFFVLALSALARSFFDADLGLVAILWATHAILRIFSQVFIKSIVTPAIVNCDGQDLNQVCNAAYRFNWLLALVLFLVQGAIAFPLANLYGSDELAWPLLTMALGFAIYPQGTICLALRQRHNREQQPKLSPSQITSLNQTQVRLINLAESSLNYGAIALLLYSGLGLWAIVVATILAALVAQSLRRKSYFWQPNPKIKLRNWRLLFKFIEQPFNLALPVIAVLEINLAYLIVAWAIDLNALGRFFIAINAGLIITLKIINLGTGDNIARLAQLSVSFRGLRQLYIDSYRQIALLTIPLLIIQSTLAPFYVPLIFSDTWNPTIPAMLIMLWAALPQPFAAVGTQLFTTTNRSQFNLYWRSGFLIILLGVVVFSSRWDLPGIAIGISIAYGIVHGVFAIVANRLCLTRLA; encoded by the coding sequence ATGCAATTTATTCAGGCCATAATTGAACAGTTGCAGACCTTGCGGCAAACCCTGACTGCCTCAATTACCAAGCCCGATGGCGATCGCAACAGTTGGCTGGCATTCTCTGGGTTTATTGATCTGGGCTTTTTTGTGCTGGCACTGAGTGCCCTGGCGCGATCGTTTTTTGATGCGGATCTGGGTCTGGTGGCGATCCTGTGGGCGACCCATGCGATCTTGCGGATATTTAGTCAGGTTTTTATTAAAAGTATTGTTACGCCTGCAATAGTTAACTGCGATGGCCAGGATCTAAATCAAGTTTGCAATGCGGCCTATCGGTTTAACTGGCTGTTGGCACTGGTTTTGTTTCTGGTGCAAGGAGCGATCGCTTTCCCCCTGGCAAATTTATATGGCAGCGATGAGTTGGCCTGGCCACTTTTGACAATGGCACTGGGATTTGCGATCTATCCACAGGGGACAATCTGCTTAGCATTGCGGCAACGCCATAACCGCGAGCAACAGCCAAAACTTAGTCCCAGTCAAATTACTAGCCTCAATCAAACCCAGGTCAGGTTAATCAATCTAGCCGAGAGTAGCCTTAACTATGGCGCGATCGCCCTGTTGCTCTACTCTGGCCTGGGGCTCTGGGCGATCGTAGTAGCTACGATTCTGGCTGCTCTGGTGGCGCAATCGCTACGCCGCAAAAGTTATTTCTGGCAACCCAATCCTAAAATCAAGCTACGCAATTGGCGATTATTGTTCAAATTCATCGAGCAACCGTTTAATCTAGCCTTGCCAGTGATCGCGGTATTGGAAATAAATCTGGCCTATTTGATCGTGGCATGGGCGATCGATCTCAATGCGTTGGGGCGCTTTTTCATCGCAATTAATGCCGGATTGATAATCACGCTGAAAATAATCAATCTGGGTACTGGTGACAACATCGCCAGACTAGCCCAGCTTAGTGTGAGTTTTCGGGGGCTGCGCCAGCTTTACATAGACAGCTACCGCCAGATCGCCCTGCTGACAATCCCATTGCTGATAATTCAATCCACGCTTGCGCCATTTTATGTGCCCTTAATATTCAGCGATACCTGGAATCCTACGATCCCAGCGATGCTAATTATGCTCTGGGCAGCTTTACCACAGCCTTTTGCGGCGGTGGGCACGCAGCTATTTACTACCACAAATCGATCGCAGTTTAATCTATACTGGCGATCGGGTTTTCTAATTATTTTGCTTGGTGTAGTAGTTTTCAGTAGCAGGTGGGATTTGCCAGGGATTGCAATCGGCATCTCGATCGCCTATGGCATCGTCCACGGTGTATTTGCGATTGTTGCAAATCGGTTGTGTCTAACCCGTTTAGCCTAA
- a CDS encoding IS630 family transposase, giving the protein MINNWLKSHQPEIQNGQIRVFALDECHTRAGDICGYGWGDRQQRLEVKVDNYRDSQTYFGALDCLNGDLILQSYQSANSSSTIEFVKHLHDISAGAKILLVWDGASYHRSQEFRDFLTQINQGQDWQIHCLRFAPYAPAENPIENIWGQAKQVLRQMHQFCRSFKLTKKLFELFLRYRLFTLPDLSTYSAFSNII; this is encoded by the coding sequence ATGATTAACAATTGGCTTAAGTCTCATCAACCAGAGATTCAAAACGGACAGATACGGGTATTTGCACTAGATGAGTGCCATACTCGAGCAGGTGATATTTGTGGGTATGGCTGGGGAGACCGTCAACAGCGGCTGGAGGTCAAAGTTGATAACTACCGAGATAGCCAGACTTATTTTGGCGCCTTAGATTGTCTGAATGGAGATTTAATCTTACAGTCCTATCAAAGTGCTAATAGCTCCTCGACAATTGAATTTGTAAAGCATTTGCACGATATCAGTGCTGGTGCCAAGATATTGCTAGTGTGGGATGGCGCTAGTTATCACCGCTCCCAAGAGTTTCGTGATTTCCTGACCCAAATCAATCAAGGACAGGACTGGCAAATACATTGTCTGCGCTTTGCTCCTTATGCACCGGCAGAGAACCCGATTGAAAATATCTGGGGACAAGCCAAACAGGTGTTACGCCAGATGCATCAATTTTGTCGTTCCTTCAAGCTAACCAAGAAACTATTTGAGCTATTTTTGAGGTACAGATTATTTACATTGCCTGATTTAAGTACCTATAGCGCTTTCTCTAATATCATTTAA